DNA sequence from the Abditibacteriota bacterium genome:
CTCCGGCGGCATGGTGCAGCAGATCAGGAAGGAGGGCTCCTCCTACTCCGTCACATGGCGGCCCGTAAGGCCTCTGCCGGAGGAGGACATCTTTTTTGAAAACGTGTGGCGCAGATATCAGAAGGACAAAAACGTTTATTGATCGGAAGTCATTATGAACAGCATATTTCTCAACCAAAACCCCGGCACCGTCGCCGCTGTATATCCCGAGGCTCTGACAGAAGCCCTGGCCCTGTCCGCCGGTCTGGACCCGGCGGTGCGGACCAAAGAAGACGTCCTGCGGGAGCCGGAGCTCTATGCCGGGACCGAATACGTGTTTTCCACCTGGGGCATGCCCGCCTTTACCGAGGAGGAGATAGCCCGGGTCTTTCCCTCACTGAAAGCGGTGTTTTACGCGGCGGGGTCCGTGCAGGGCTTTGCCCTCCCCTTTATCCGCAGTGGCGTCAAGGTGTTCAGCGCCTGGGCCGCCAACGCGGTGCCCGTGGGCGAATTCACCGCGGCGGAGATAGCCCTGTCCTGCAAGGGCTTCTGGGCATCCTCGAGACAGGCCTCCCGGGGGGACTATGCCGGAGCCCGCAGGAGCTTTGGCGGCTACCCCGGCTGCTTTGAGCAGAAGATAGGCGTCATAGGCGCCGGCATGGTGGGCAAGGAGGTCATCAGGAGGCTGAAGCAATACAGATTTCACACCCTGGTATTCGACCCCTTCCTGCCCGACTCCGCAGCAGAGGAGCTGGGAGTGGAAAAATGCTCCCTGGAGGAGCTTTTCTCACAGTGCATAGTGGTGTCCAACCACCTGGCCAACAACCGGGAGACAAAGGGCATGCTGAACTACGGCCTGTTTTCCCGCATGCTCCCCTGCGCCACCTTTATCAACACGGGACGCGGCGCCCAGGTGGTGGAACA
Encoded proteins:
- a CDS encoding hydroxyacid dehydrogenase is translated as MNSIFLNQNPGTVAAVYPEALTEALALSAGLDPAVRTKEDVLREPELYAGTEYVFSTWGMPAFTEEEIARVFPSLKAVFYAAGSVQGFALPFIRSGVKVFSAWAANAVPVGEFTAAEIALSCKGFWASSRQASRGDYAGARRSFGGYPGCFEQKIGVIGAGMVGKEVIRRLKQYRFHTLVFDPFLPDSAAEELGVEKCSLEELFSQCIVVSNHLANNRETKGMLNYGLFSRMLPCATFINTGRGAQVVEQDLVKILTERPDLTALLDVTDPEPPVESSPFFGLDNCILTPHIAGSSGREVARMAEYMAEEFAAFSQGKPVRYMVTEEMLRTMA